A DNA window from Trypanosoma brucei brucei TREU927 chromosome 11 chr11_scaffold01 genomic scaffold, whole genome shotgun sequence contains the following coding sequences:
- a CDS encoding N-acetylglucosaminylphosphatidylinositol deacetylase produces the protein MHGALVFGFVVVFLSFLVLWQRASCVSKIHLLGDVLFVFAHPDDEAMFFSPLLDYVRRHGLNAHFLCLSNGNYSGLGTVREKELVASAEYFGVNRRSVRVVDHPDLQDGPDNLWNTEIVQREVLSYLHSVKDIRTVITFDHRGVSSHANHVAVYEGVLLAKKNLPPGILFLSLHTRDLLEKYVGILSTVGYTVGIHRCGGRRNHVILIPPTSLFTSFSAMRKHKTQLVWFRYLFVWFSSYSYVNEVKELGVA, from the coding sequence ATGCATGGTGCTTTGGTGTTTGGGTTCGTCGTCGtttttttatcatttctAGTCTTATGGCAACGTGCATCTTGCGTAAGTAAGATACACCTACTTGGGGACGTTCTTTTTGTGTTCGCACACCCGGACGATGAAGCGATGTTCTTCTCGCCGCTGTTGGATTATGTCAGGCGCCATGGCCTGAATGCCCACTTTCTCTGCTTGTCCAATGGAAACTACAGTGGCTTGGGCACAGTCAGGGAGAAAGAGTTAGTTGCCAGTGCGGAGTACTTTGGAGTTAACAGGCGTAGCGTCCGCGTGGTAGACCACCCGGACCTACAGGATGGTCCAGACAACTTATGGAATACCGAAATAGTCCAACGAGAGGTTCTTTCGTACCTGCACAGCGTCAAGGACATCCGCACTGTTATCACGTTTGATCATAGGGGAGTCTCTTCTCATGCGAATCACGTAGCGGTGTATGAGGGAGTTCTCTTGGCGAAAAAGAATCTTCCTCCCGGGATACTATTTTTGAGTCTGCACACGAGGGACTTATTGGAAAAGTACGTGGGTATACTTTCCACAGTAGGCTATACGGTAGGAATACATCGTTGCGGCGGACGCCGAAACCACGTAATCCTCATTCCGCCGACCTCATTGTTCACAAGCTTTTCCGCCAtgaggaaacacaaaaccCAACTTGTGTGGTTCcgctatttgtttgtttggttttcttCCTACTCTTACGTtaatgaagtgaaggaatTGGGGGTCGCATGA
- a CDS encoding endonuclease III, putative, whose translation MGKLFKPPSNWSKLYAKVKEIREEVQAPVDTVGCSKLFDPSASDEVRRYHILLALMLSAQTKDHVTAAAMHSLIDHGCTPETIYKMPESKLNEFISKVGFHNTKARNIKAATESILQLHKGTVPRSYEGLVSLPGVGPKMAHLFLQEADSVVIGIGVDTHVHRIAQRFHWVPSTVKSPEDTRKALEAWLPAKYWGEINGMLVGLGQTICTPRIPRCSECPASGLCPSAFREAKGGVKRQRLPEIEDVGAVVPAPKRKRI comes from the coding sequence ATGGGCAAGCTATTTAAACCACCATCCAACTGGAGCAAATTGTACGctaaagtgaaggaaattcGAGAAGAAGTCCAGGCACCAGTGGACACCGTAGGGTGCTCAAAGTTGTTTGACCCATCGGCGTCAGATGAGGTCAGGCGGTACCATATATTACTGGCACTCATGCTCAGTGCCCAAACCAAAGATCACGTGACTGCAGCGGCGATGCACTCCCTTATTGATCACGGTTGTACACCGGAGACAATTTACAAGATGCCGGAGTCGAAGCTTAACGAGTTCATATCTAAGGTTGGTTTCCACAACACAAAGGCGAGGAATATAAAAGCAGCTACTGAGTCTATACTGCAGCTACACAAAGGAACAGTGCCGCGGTCTTATGAGGGATTGGTTTCCCTTCCAGGTGTTGGGCCCAAGATGGCCCATCTTTTTCTACAGGAAGCAGACAGTGTGGTAATCGGAATTGGAGTTGATACACACGTCCATCGAATCGCCCAGCGGTTCCACTGGGTTCCCTCAACGGTAAAGAGTCCAGAGGATACGAGGAAGGCTCTCGAAGCTTGGCTTCCCGCCAAGTATTGGGGTGAGATCAATGGAATGTTGGTGGGATTGGGCCAAACAATATGTACTCCCCGGATCCCGCGATGTTCAGAGTGCCCAGCGAGTGGGCTGTGTCCCAGCGCCTTCCGCGAGGCAAAGGGCGGCGTGAAGCGTCAG